In one Bombus fervidus isolate BK054 chromosome 16, iyBomFerv1, whole genome shotgun sequence genomic region, the following are encoded:
- the LOC139995916 gene encoding uncharacterized protein codes for MNPVKLRFYTERYEKEKKYFRLQEKFVAIARTKPLTGKFYAKHDAIPASEVRREYVDLISKRLVLSPKDIYSFKPPTVNMEYGWFSEPLIARTKDPRLSFGRKQTDFIANELRIRHVQRGLPTEKFLGIPFKV; via the exons ATGAACCCTGTGAAACTGCGATTTTATACCGAGCGATacgagaaggagaaaaagtaCTTTCGCCTGCAAGAAAAGTTCGTAGCTATCGCGCGTACGAAACCTCTAACCGGTAAGTTTTACGCAAAACACGACGCAATCCCGGCTTCCGAGGTTCGACGAGAGTACGTAGATTTGATCTCGAAACGACTGGTCCTCTCACCGAAGGATATTTACTCGTTCAAGCCACCGACGGTCAATATGGA GTATGGCTGGTTCTCGGAACCCTTGATAGCTCGGACCAAGGATCCAAGGTTATCGTTTGGCCGAAAACAAACGGATTTTATCGCTAACGAGCTTCGAATACGACACGTTCAGAGAGGTTTACCGACCGAGAAGTTTCTAGGAATACCTTTCAAAGTTTAA
- the LOC139995899 gene encoding uncharacterized protein, which yields MMAGKGFCVKIRLELHAITCPGVWLCPNGKIALRINSFGSTLESHRVSPIFPLLFHNEFNFKKTFTRLAALTDLQRILQQQSLYAELIQWLSPCNQPILLATFQTSLADLLYPLTYCKRLLPGVDVDLLMDPTKYFPGIIAPKIEISTKTVIEEVKTIYDGNLDRPYIVNPKTIDSKQKSHALRKRPVKGIIRQRKVCHSRTKTKARVCHLTQCRNDPCNHVEYSREGELARTNQCYHPMKYESKCRNDIYLDTDTDTEFDVPPRCYRVSSVCGNLHIFDSCPVCFKYKCYFSNECDGICPDNPAHPQKDHSISQQQISTGLRSTLRPSYGEKGKVALHGKR from the exons ATGATGGCGGGCAAGGGTTTCTGTGTGAAAATACGACTAGAGTTACACGCG ATTACGTGTCCCGGTGTATGGCTATGTCCTAACGGAAAAATAGCATTGCGAATAAACAGTTTTGGTTCCACCCTAGAATCTCACAGAGTATCACCGATTTTTCCACTATTATTTCACAACGAGTTTAACTTTAAGAAAACTTTCACACGGCTGGCTGCTTTGACAGACTTGCAACGGATTCTGCAGCAACAATCTCTCTACGCGGAATTGATACAATGGCTTAGTCCGTGCAACCAGCCCATCCTTTTGGCTACATTTCAGACCAGTTTGGCCGATCTTCTCTATCCGCTAACTTATTGCAAACGGTTGCTGCCCGGAGTCGACGTCGATCTGCTCATGGACCCGACCAAATATTTCCCC GGTATTATAGCGCCTAAAATCGAAATTTCCACGAAAACGGTGATAGAAGAGGTGAAAACGATTTACGACGGGAACCTCGACAGGCCGTACATCGTCAATCCGAAAACCATCGATTCCAAG CAAAAATCACACGCTCTCAGGAAACGACCCGTCAAAGGTATCATCAGGCAAAGAAAAGTTTGTCATAGTCGAACCAAGACGAAAGCTCGAGTTTGCCATCT CACACAGTGTCGAAACGATCCGTGTAACCACGTGGAATATTCGCGCGAAGGCGAACTCGCTCGGACCAATCAGTGTTACCATCCGATGAAATACGAATCAAAGTGTCGGAACGATATTTACCTCGATACCGATACCGACACGGAATTCGACGTGCCGCCAAGATGCTACCGGGTATCCTCCGTTTGTGGCAACCTACACATCTTCGACAGCTGCCCCGTCTGTTTCAAGTACAAATGTTACTTTTCCAACGAATGCGACGGGATCTGTCCCGACAATCCCGCTCATCCGCAAAAAGATCATTCGATATCGCAACAGCAGATCTCTAC AGGATTACGATCAACGTTGCGTCCGTCTTACGGAGAGAAAGGTAAAGTCGCGTTGCACGGCAAAAGATAG